In Neofelis nebulosa isolate mNeoNeb1 chromosome 10, mNeoNeb1.pri, whole genome shotgun sequence, one DNA window encodes the following:
- the NLRP6 gene encoding NACHT, LRR and PYD domains-containing protein 6, which translates to MDQPEDFQSGAEFRAATARELLHRALENLSQEHLKRFRHKLRDTPQDGRSIPWGRLEGADALNLAEELIQFYGPEPALDVTRKTLKRADIRDVAEQLKEDRLKRLGPSSSSLLSVSEYKKKYREHVLQQHAKVKERNARSVKINKRFTKLLIAREGAASVDGALGPADERETQRARRSDTHTFNRLFGRDGEGQRPLTVLLQGPAGIGKTMAAKKILYDWAAGKLYHGQVDFAFFLPCRELLERPGTCSLAGLILDQCPGRSAPVRLMLARAERLLFILDGADELPPPAPADAAPCTDPFEEAEGARVLSGLMGKTLLPGARLLVTARATAPGRLQSRLCSPQCAEVCGFSDKDKKKYFHKFFREEWLAEQAYRSVKENETLFALCFVPFVCWIVCTVLRQQLDLGQDLSRTSKTTTSVYLFFVASFLSSAPAADGPQVQGELRKLCRLAREGLLGHRAQFAEKDLERLQLRGSKIQRLFLSKKELPGVLETEVTYQFMDQSFQEFFAALSYLLDDKGDRAPADSVGALLRGNAELRGHLALTTRFLFGLLNTERMRDIERHFGCVVSERVKQDVLRWVQDQGHQRAAPEGTQETEAPEGREELEEEEGELNYALELLYCLYETQEGAFVSQALRGLPELALERVCLSRMDVVVLSYCIRCCPEGQALRLVSCGLAPTHEKKKKKNLMKRLHGSLGGSSSQATMKKTQASPLRSLFEAMTDQHCGLSSLTLCRCKLSDSVCRDLSEALRAAPALTELGLLQNGLSEAGLRVLSEGLAWPQCRVRKLRVQQPTLQEALHYLIGALSQSSALTNLDLSDCQLPEPMVTYLCRVLQQSGCRLQTLSLTSVKLSAQSLQELREVKKAKPGLVITHPLLESHP; encoded by the exons ATGGACCAGCCAGAGGACTTCCAGTCCGG CGCGGAGTTCCGTGCAGCCACAGCCCGAGAGCTGCTCCACCGCGCGCTCGAGAACCTGAGCCAGGAGCACCTGAAGCGCTTCCGCCACAAGCTGCGGGACACGCCGCAGGACGGCCGCAGCATCCCGTGGGGGCGGCTGGAGGGCGCGGACGCGCTGAACCTCGCGGAGGAGCTGATCCAATTCTACGGGCCGGAGCCTGCGCTGGACGTGACCCGAAAGACTCTGAAGAGGGCTGACATCCGCGACGTGGCGGAGCAGCTCAAGGAGGACCGGCTGAAGC GGCTCGGCCCCAGCTCCTCCTCGCTGCTCTCCGTGTCCG aGTACAAGAAGAAGTACAGAGAGCACGTCCTGCAGCAGCATGCCAAGGTGAAGGAGAGGAACGCGCGCTCCGTGAAGATCAACAAGCGCTTCACCAAACTGCTCATCGCGCGCGAAGGCGCCGCGTCAGTGGACGGGGCGCTGGGGCCCGCGGACGAGCGGGAGACACAGCGCGCGCGGCGCTCCGACACGCACACCTTCAACCGCCTGTTCGGCCGCGACGGAGAGGGCCAGCGGCCTCTGACGGTGCTGCTGCAGGGCCCGGCGGGCATCGGCAAGACCATGGCGGCCAAGAAAATCCTGTACGACTGGGCGGCGGGCAAGCTGTACCACGGCCAGGTGGACTTCGCCTTCTTCCTGCCCTGCCGCGAGCTGCTGGAGCGCCCGGGCACGTGCAGCCTGGCCGGCCTGATCCTCGACCAGTGCCCGGGACGCAGCGCCCCCGTGCGGCTCATGCTCGCCCGCGCCGAGCGCCTGCTCTTCATCCTGGACGGCGCGGACGAGCTGCCCCCGCCCGCGCCCGCCGACGCGGCGCCCTGCACCGACCCCTTCGAGGAGGCGGAGGGCGCGCGGGTGCTGAGCGGGCTGATGGGCAAGACGCTGCTGCCCGGGGCCCGCCTGCTGGTGACCGCCCGCGCCACGGCCCCCGGGAGGCTGCAGAGCCGCCTGTGCTCGCCGCAGTGCGCCGAGGTGTGCGGCTTCTCCGACAAAGACAAGAAGAAGTACTTCCACAAGTTCTTCCGGGAGGAGTGGCTGGCGGAGCAGGCCTACCGCTCGGTGAAGGAGAACGAGACGCTGTTTGCGCTGTGCTTCGTGCCCTTCGTGTGCTGGATCGTGTGCACGGTTCTGCGCCAGCAGCTCGACCTCGGCCAGGACCTGTCGCGCACCTCCAAGACCACCACGTCCGTGTACCTGTTCTTCGTCGCCAGCTTCCTGAGCTCGGCGCCCGCCGCCGACGGGCCCCAGGTGCAGGGCGAGCTGCGGAAGCTGTGCCGCCTGGCCCGCGAAGGCCTCCTCGGGCACAGGGCGCAGTTCGCCGAGAAGGACCTGGAAAGACTGCAACTTCGCGGCTCTAAAATCCAGAGGCTGTTTCTCAGCAAGAAAGAGCTGCCGGGCGTGCTGGAGACCGAGGTCACCTACCAGTTCATGGACCAGAGCTTCCAGGAATTCTTTGCCGCGCTGTCCTACCTTCTGGATGACAAGGGAGACCGGGCACCGGCTGACAGCGTCGGGGCGCTTCTGCGGGGCAACGCCGAGCTGCGCGGCCACCTCGCGCTCACCACGCGCTTCCTCTTCGGGCTGCTGAACACAGAGCGGATGCGCGACATCGAGCGCCACTTCGGCTGCGTGGTTTCAGAGCGCGTGAAGCAGGACGTCCTGCGGTGGGTGCAGGACCAGGGCCACCAGAGGGCGGCACCGGAGGGGACCCAAGAGACGGAAGCAccggagggcagggaggagctggaagaggaggagggcgaGCTCAACTACGCGCTGGAACTGCTGTACTGCCTGTACGAGACTCAGGAGGGCGCCTTTGTGAGCCAGGCCCTGCGTGGCCTCCCTGAGCTGGCGCTGGAGCGGGTGTGCTTGAGCCGCATGGATGTGGTGGTCCTGAGCTACTGCATAAGGTGCTGCCCCGAGGGGCAGGCCCTGCGGCTGGTTAGCTGTGGACTGGCCCCCACACacgagaagaaaaagaagaagaacctgATGAAACGACTGCATGGCAGCCTGGGCGGCAGCTC TTCACAAGCCACCATGAAAAAAACCCAGGCCTCTCCACTGCGTTCGCTCTTTGAGGCCATGACTGACCAACACTGCGGTCTGAGCAGCCTGAC GCTGTGCCGCTGCAAACTGTCTGACTCTGTCTGCCGAGACCTCTCTGAGGCCCTGCGGGCGGCCCCCGCCCTGACTGAGCTGGGCCTCCTGCAAAACGGGCTCAGCGAGGCCGGCCTGCGTGTGCTGAGTgagggcctggcctggccccagTGCCGGGTGCGGAAGCTCAG GGTGCAGCAGCCCACCCTCCAGGAGGCGCTTCATTACCTCATCGGCGCGCTCAGCCAGAGCTCCGCGTTGACCAACCTGGATCTAAGTGACTGCCAGCTGCCGGAACCCATGGTAACCTACCTGTGTAGAGTCCTACAGCAGTCAGGATGCCGCCTACAGACCCTCAG TCTGACCTCTGTGAAGCTGAGCGCACAGTCACTGCAGGAGCTGCGGGAGGTGAAGAAGGCAAAGCCAGGTCTGGTCATCACACACCCACTGCTGGAAAGTCACCCCTAA